One Vampirovibrio chlorellavorus genomic window carries:
- a CDS encoding phage tail assembly protein: protein MSDYLIQLEEPLQHGEEIITEVVFQTPRVKHLLEFDKETGEYAGFLRFLSALAGLPPKVLGQMTLKDMQQAKALFADFLPEAPENSEEL, encoded by the coding sequence ATGTCTGACTATCTGATTCAACTGGAAGAACCCCTACAGCACGGGGAAGAGATCATTACCGAAGTAGTCTTCCAAACCCCACGGGTCAAACATTTACTTGAATTTGACAAGGAAACCGGGGAATACGCAGGTTTTCTGCGCTTTCTGAGCGCTTTAGCGGGGCTCCCGCCTAAAGTGCTGGGCCAGATGACGCTGAAAGACATGCAGCAAGCCAAAGCGTTGTTTGCGGATTTTTTGCCCGAAGCCCCGGAGAACTCCGAGGAACTGTAG
- a CDS encoding phage tail tube protein, whose translation MPQAAVGGTAYIKVDGQQYALKGSLKITGDKVREGVAGQDGVHGYLERHQVPAIEATFTDMDGLRKDDLEAIVDSSITVELINGKAYVLRNAWFAGLFELETEEGEVAVKFEGMKLEEIKA comes from the coding sequence ATGCCACAAGCCGCTGTGGGTGGCACCGCCTATATCAAAGTGGACGGCCAGCAATACGCGCTCAAAGGCTCTCTTAAAATCACGGGCGATAAGGTGCGAGAAGGTGTCGCCGGGCAAGACGGGGTGCATGGGTATCTGGAGCGTCATCAGGTTCCCGCAATCGAAGCAACTTTTACGGATATGGACGGGCTGCGAAAAGATGATCTGGAAGCCATTGTGGATTCATCGATCACGGTGGAACTCATTAACGGCAAGGCATATGTCTTACGGAATGCCTGGTTTGCAGGACTCTTTGAGCTGGAAACGGAAGAAGGGGAAGTGGCCGTGAAATTTGAAGGTATGAAACTAGAGGAGATCAAAGCCTGA